Proteins from a single region of Thunnus albacares chromosome 14, fThuAlb1.1, whole genome shotgun sequence:
- the phyhiplb gene encoding phytanoyl-CoA hydroxylase-interacting protein-like gives MEVPGLAHNITSPLSPCEGMIKDLSLDAIQLCERDGSKSQDGSISEMEELPVPQNIKISNITCDSFKICWDMEPRSKERITHYFIDLNKKENKNSNKFKHKDVPTKLVAKAVPLPMTVRGHWFLSPRTEYTVAVQTASKQTDGDYAVSEWSEIIEFCTADYSTVHLNQLLEKAEVIAGRMLRFSVFYRNQNKEYFDHAREAQENRMLPSVKDNSGSHGSPISGKLEGIFFSCNTEFNTGKPPQDSPYGRQRFEVQADTLFNPDTNLYFGDFYCMYTAYHYVILVLAPKGSRGDEFCKQRLPALDITNNRFLTCKQDEGGDGGLVFHHAQDVILEVIYTEPVDLALGTVAEISGHQLMSLSTVNAKKDPSCKTCNISVGR, from the exons GAAGTAAATCCCAGGATGGTAGTATCTCTGAGATGGAGGAGCTTCCTGTTCCGCAGAACATCAAGATCAGCAACATCACCTGCGACTCCTTCAAGATATGCTGGGACATGGAGCCACGCAGCAAGGAGCGCATCACACACTATTTTATTGACCTGAACAAGAAGGAGAACAAGAATTCTAACAAGTTCAAACACAAG GATGTTCCTACCAAGCTGGTGGCCAAGGCAGTGCCGCTGCCAATGACTGTTCGGGGCCACTGGTTCCTGAGCCCGCGTACAGAGTACACCGTGGCCGTCCAGACTGCATCAAAACAGACTGACGGGGACTATGCCGTCTCCGAGTGGAGTGAAATCATTGAGTTCTGCACTGCTG ATTATTCCACAGTGCATCTAAACCAGCTGCTGGAAAAGGCAGAAGTCATCGCTGGCCGGATGCTGCGTTTCTCTGTCTTCTACAGGAACCAGAATAAAGAATACTTTGATCATGCCAG GGAGGCGCAGGAGAACCGGATGCTGCCTTCGGTGAAGGACAACAGCGGCAGCCACGGCTCACCCATCAGTGGCAAGCTGGAGGGCATTTTCTTTAGCTGCAACACAGAGTTCAACACAGGCAAGCCTCCGCAGGACTCCCCTTATGGCCGCCAACGCTTTGAGGTCCAGGCTGACACGCTCTTCAACCCCGACACCAACCTGTACTTCGGGGACTTCTACTGCATGTATACAGCCTACCACTATGTCATCCTGGTCTTGGCGCCAAAGGGCTCTAGAGGTGACGAGTTCTGCAAGCAGAGGCTCCCTGCTCTTGACATCACCAACAACCGTTTCCTTACCTGCAAGCAGGATGAAGGGGGTGACGGCGGTCTGGTGTTCCACCACGCTCAGGACGTGATCCTGGAGGTGATCTACACGGAGCCTGTGGACCTGGCATTGGGCACGGTGGCTGAGATCAGCGGGCACCAGCTGATGAGTCTGTCTACAGTAAACGCCAAGAAGGACCCCAGCTGCAAGACCTGCAACATCAGTGTGGGACGCTAA